A part of Phoenix dactylifera cultivar Barhee BC4 unplaced genomic scaffold, palm_55x_up_171113_PBpolish2nd_filt_p 000797F, whole genome shotgun sequence genomic DNA contains:
- the LOC103714602 gene encoding cell cycle checkpoint protein RAD17 isoform X6 yields MGKRRPVVVLSSSSEEEEEGEGRAGSATGGRVSSRSRSRTAPPVASKRPRVGSSKSCRVSSEASQELEVVKFDLLSEDFCECLHEFRITPGFTCTDGIELWVDKHKPRSLPELAVHKKKAEEVKKWMEERVKTPQEGFGNCALVITGQAGVGKSAAVRVIASQLGAELCEWMTPTPTLWQEYIHNTNSEIRYMSKLDEFENFVEKIRKYSLLHPMKIGGSRKPVILLIDDIPVTTGRVAFARLNKCLTTLTQSTQVPTVILITEYHKTESGDNATHYWEELASSLERAGAYKVAFNPITVNSIRKTLSKICQEEKCHVTAEGIDQIAKSSGGDIRHAITSLQYSCLKPDRFFTLPASTLSNSYCEMNSDKSKLLSISSHEDGNPDCKISLPCGRDETLTIFHALGKFLHNKRVAVDPCALDSFALQERFARNPLKMDTPEKVLSQAHGQVRPIVDFLHENARRQMIPEIYDVESVAQAFAASVAIRGVAHHPPPKALAS; encoded by the exons ATGGGGAAGCGGAGGCCCGTGGTGGTGCTATCCTCCTCctcggaagaggaggaggagggagagggcaGAGCCGGCTCGGCGACTGGAGGCCGCGTATCTTCGAGGTCGAGATCAAGAACGGCACCACCGGTCGCGTCGAAGAGGCCTCGAGTTGGGAGCTCGAAGAGTTGTCGCGTCTCGAGTGAAGCATCTCAAGAACTAGAGGTG GTCAAATTTGATTTGCTCTCTGAAGATTTTTGTGAATGTCTTCATGAATTTAGAATAACACCAG GTTTTACATGCACAGATGGGATAGAGCTTTGGGTTGACAAACATAAACCCCGATCCTTGCCTGAGCTTGCTGTTCACAAAAAGAAG GCTGAAGAAGTGAAGAAATGGATGGAAGAAAGGGTAAAGACGCCACAG GAAGGCTTCGGCAACTGTGCTCTTGTTATCACTGGACAAGCTGGAGTTGGAAAATCT GCAGCCGTTCGTGTAATAGCATCACAACTTGGAGCTGAATTGTGTGAATGGATGACTCCCACACCTACACTCTGGCAAGAGTATATACATAATACTAATTCAG AAATACGCTACATGTCAAAGTTGGATGAGTTTGAAAACTTTGTAGAAAAGATCAGAAAGTATTCATTGCTTCATCCAATGAAGATAGGAGGATCGAGAAAACCAGTTATTCTCTTAATCGACGACATTCCTGTGACAACTGGAAGAGTTGCTTTTGCAAGATTAAACAAATGCTTAACAACTCTTACTCAATCAACTCAAGTTCCAACAGTTATTTTGATCACTGAGTATCATAAAACGGAGTCTGGTGACAATGCCACACACTACTGGGAAGAACTTGCGTCATCTCTTGAGAGAGCTGGGGCTTATAAG GTAGCTTTCAATCCTATTACAGTAAATTCTATCAGGAAAACGCTCAGTAAAATATGTCAGGAAGAGAAGTGTCATGTGACTGCAGAGGGGATAGATCAGATAGCAAAATCCAGTGGAGGTGACATCAGACATGCTATAACATCTTTGCAGTATTCTTGTCTCAAACCAGATAGATTTTTTACTTTGCCTGCATCAACTCTAAGTAACTCTTACTGTGAAATGAATTCCGATAAGTCCAAATTATTGTCAATTTCAAGCCATGAAGATGGGAACCCTGATTGCAAGATATCCTTGCCATGTGGAAGAGATGAAACACTTACAATTTTCCATGCCTTGGGGAAGTTTTTGCACAATAAGAGGGTGGCAGTAGATCCATGTGCACTGG ATTCATTTGCTTTGCAGGAGAGATTTGCAAGGAATCCACTGAAAATGGATACTCCAGAGAAAGTTCTTTCTCAGGCACATGGGCAAGTGCGGCCTATTGTTGATTTTCTCCATGAAAATG CAAGGCGTCAGATGATACCTGAGATATACGACGTGGAAAGTGTAGCACAAGCATTTGCTGCTTCAGTGGCAATACGTGGG GTGGCACACCATCCGCCGCCCAAGGCTTTGGCAAGTTGA
- the LOC103714602 gene encoding cell cycle checkpoint protein RAD17 isoform X1, with the protein MGKRRPVVVLSSSSEEEEEGEGRAGSATGGRVSSRSRSRTAPPVASKRPRVGSSKSCRVSSEASQELEVVKFDLLSEDFCECLHEFRITPGFTCTDGIELWVDKHKPRSLPELAVHKKKAEEVKKWMEERVKTPQEGFGNCALVITGQAGVGKSAAVRVIASQLGAELCEWMTPTPTLWQEYIHNTNSEIRYMSKLDEFENFVEKIRKYSLLHPMKIGGSRKPVILLIDDIPVTTGRVAFARLNKCLTTLTQSTQVPTVILITEYHKTESGDNATHYWEELASSLERAGAYKVAFNPITVNSIRKTLSKICQEEKCHVTAEGIDQIAKSSGGDIRHAITSLQYSCLKPDRFFTLPASTLSNSYCEMNSDKSKLLSISSHEDGNPDCKISLPCGRDETLTIFHALGKFLHNKRVAVDPCALDSFALQERFARNPLKMDTPEKVLSQAHGQVRPIVDFLHENVLDFISDEEVDNVWLVTSYLSDADCLLGGVLRPARRQMIPEIYDVESVAQAFAASVAIRGVLFANSKPSPSRWHTIRRPRLWQVEQSSRHNKTQMLLERGDTYNSSSLCGMSYKAAECRPTIKWLSTQTLLDVHKHKNLLHYPEGEEDNSDLLGIDKKGSNSEESEEDDDIEDW; encoded by the exons ATGGGGAAGCGGAGGCCCGTGGTGGTGCTATCCTCCTCctcggaagaggaggaggagggagagggcaGAGCCGGCTCGGCGACTGGAGGCCGCGTATCTTCGAGGTCGAGATCAAGAACGGCACCACCGGTCGCGTCGAAGAGGCCTCGAGTTGGGAGCTCGAAGAGTTGTCGCGTCTCGAGTGAAGCATCTCAAGAACTAGAGGTG GTCAAATTTGATTTGCTCTCTGAAGATTTTTGTGAATGTCTTCATGAATTTAGAATAACACCAG GTTTTACATGCACAGATGGGATAGAGCTTTGGGTTGACAAACATAAACCCCGATCCTTGCCTGAGCTTGCTGTTCACAAAAAGAAG GCTGAAGAAGTGAAGAAATGGATGGAAGAAAGGGTAAAGACGCCACAG GAAGGCTTCGGCAACTGTGCTCTTGTTATCACTGGACAAGCTGGAGTTGGAAAATCT GCAGCCGTTCGTGTAATAGCATCACAACTTGGAGCTGAATTGTGTGAATGGATGACTCCCACACCTACACTCTGGCAAGAGTATATACATAATACTAATTCAG AAATACGCTACATGTCAAAGTTGGATGAGTTTGAAAACTTTGTAGAAAAGATCAGAAAGTATTCATTGCTTCATCCAATGAAGATAGGAGGATCGAGAAAACCAGTTATTCTCTTAATCGACGACATTCCTGTGACAACTGGAAGAGTTGCTTTTGCAAGATTAAACAAATGCTTAACAACTCTTACTCAATCAACTCAAGTTCCAACAGTTATTTTGATCACTGAGTATCATAAAACGGAGTCTGGTGACAATGCCACACACTACTGGGAAGAACTTGCGTCATCTCTTGAGAGAGCTGGGGCTTATAAG GTAGCTTTCAATCCTATTACAGTAAATTCTATCAGGAAAACGCTCAGTAAAATATGTCAGGAAGAGAAGTGTCATGTGACTGCAGAGGGGATAGATCAGATAGCAAAATCCAGTGGAGGTGACATCAGACATGCTATAACATCTTTGCAGTATTCTTGTCTCAAACCAGATAGATTTTTTACTTTGCCTGCATCAACTCTAAGTAACTCTTACTGTGAAATGAATTCCGATAAGTCCAAATTATTGTCAATTTCAAGCCATGAAGATGGGAACCCTGATTGCAAGATATCCTTGCCATGTGGAAGAGATGAAACACTTACAATTTTCCATGCCTTGGGGAAGTTTTTGCACAATAAGAGGGTGGCAGTAGATCCATGTGCACTGG ATTCATTTGCTTTGCAGGAGAGATTTGCAAGGAATCCACTGAAAATGGATACTCCAGAGAAAGTTCTTTCTCAGGCACATGGGCAAGTGCGGCCTATTGTTGATTTTCTCCATGAAAATG TTCTCGATTTTATCAGTGATGAGGAAGTTGATAATGTATGGTTGGTCACGTCTTATTTAAGTGATGCTGACTGCCTTCTTGGTGGTGTTCTACGCCCAGCAAGGCGTCAGATGATACCTGAGATATACGACGTGGAAAGTGTAGCACAAGCATTTGCTGCTTCAGTGGCAATACGTGGGGTACTATTTGCAAATTCTAAGCCCTCACCTTCAAG GTGGCACACCATCCGCCGCCCAAGGCTTTGGCAAGTTGAGCAATCATCAAGACACAATAAG ACTCAGATGCTGTTGGAGAGAGGTGACACCTACAACAGTTCAAGCTTGTGCGGCATGTCCTACAAAGCTGCTGAATGTAGACCTACAATTAAATGGCTTAGCACGCAGACATTGCTGGATGTTCATAAGCATAAAAATCTTTTACATTATCCAGAAGGTGAGGAGGATAACTCTGATTTGTTGGGCATAGATAAAAAAGGAAGCAACTCCGAGGAAagtgaagaagatgatgatattgaagatTGGTAG
- the LOC103714602 gene encoding cell cycle checkpoint protein RAD17 isoform X2, whose translation MGKRRPVVVLSSSSEEEEEGEGRAGSATGGRVSSRSRSRTAPPVASKRPRVGSSKSCRVSSEASQELEVKFDLLSEDFCECLHEFRITPGFTCTDGIELWVDKHKPRSLPELAVHKKKAEEVKKWMEERVKTPQEGFGNCALVITGQAGVGKSAAVRVIASQLGAELCEWMTPTPTLWQEYIHNTNSEIRYMSKLDEFENFVEKIRKYSLLHPMKIGGSRKPVILLIDDIPVTTGRVAFARLNKCLTTLTQSTQVPTVILITEYHKTESGDNATHYWEELASSLERAGAYKVAFNPITVNSIRKTLSKICQEEKCHVTAEGIDQIAKSSGGDIRHAITSLQYSCLKPDRFFTLPASTLSNSYCEMNSDKSKLLSISSHEDGNPDCKISLPCGRDETLTIFHALGKFLHNKRVAVDPCALDSFALQERFARNPLKMDTPEKVLSQAHGQVRPIVDFLHENVLDFISDEEVDNVWLVTSYLSDADCLLGGVLRPARRQMIPEIYDVESVAQAFAASVAIRGVLFANSKPSPSRWHTIRRPRLWQVEQSSRHNKTQMLLERGDTYNSSSLCGMSYKAAECRPTIKWLSTQTLLDVHKHKNLLHYPEGEEDNSDLLGIDKKGSNSEESEEDDDIEDW comes from the exons ATGGGGAAGCGGAGGCCCGTGGTGGTGCTATCCTCCTCctcggaagaggaggaggagggagagggcaGAGCCGGCTCGGCGACTGGAGGCCGCGTATCTTCGAGGTCGAGATCAAGAACGGCACCACCGGTCGCGTCGAAGAGGCCTCGAGTTGGGAGCTCGAAGAGTTGTCGCGTCTCGAGTGAAGCATCTCAAGAACTAGAG GTCAAATTTGATTTGCTCTCTGAAGATTTTTGTGAATGTCTTCATGAATTTAGAATAACACCAG GTTTTACATGCACAGATGGGATAGAGCTTTGGGTTGACAAACATAAACCCCGATCCTTGCCTGAGCTTGCTGTTCACAAAAAGAAG GCTGAAGAAGTGAAGAAATGGATGGAAGAAAGGGTAAAGACGCCACAG GAAGGCTTCGGCAACTGTGCTCTTGTTATCACTGGACAAGCTGGAGTTGGAAAATCT GCAGCCGTTCGTGTAATAGCATCACAACTTGGAGCTGAATTGTGTGAATGGATGACTCCCACACCTACACTCTGGCAAGAGTATATACATAATACTAATTCAG AAATACGCTACATGTCAAAGTTGGATGAGTTTGAAAACTTTGTAGAAAAGATCAGAAAGTATTCATTGCTTCATCCAATGAAGATAGGAGGATCGAGAAAACCAGTTATTCTCTTAATCGACGACATTCCTGTGACAACTGGAAGAGTTGCTTTTGCAAGATTAAACAAATGCTTAACAACTCTTACTCAATCAACTCAAGTTCCAACAGTTATTTTGATCACTGAGTATCATAAAACGGAGTCTGGTGACAATGCCACACACTACTGGGAAGAACTTGCGTCATCTCTTGAGAGAGCTGGGGCTTATAAG GTAGCTTTCAATCCTATTACAGTAAATTCTATCAGGAAAACGCTCAGTAAAATATGTCAGGAAGAGAAGTGTCATGTGACTGCAGAGGGGATAGATCAGATAGCAAAATCCAGTGGAGGTGACATCAGACATGCTATAACATCTTTGCAGTATTCTTGTCTCAAACCAGATAGATTTTTTACTTTGCCTGCATCAACTCTAAGTAACTCTTACTGTGAAATGAATTCCGATAAGTCCAAATTATTGTCAATTTCAAGCCATGAAGATGGGAACCCTGATTGCAAGATATCCTTGCCATGTGGAAGAGATGAAACACTTACAATTTTCCATGCCTTGGGGAAGTTTTTGCACAATAAGAGGGTGGCAGTAGATCCATGTGCACTGG ATTCATTTGCTTTGCAGGAGAGATTTGCAAGGAATCCACTGAAAATGGATACTCCAGAGAAAGTTCTTTCTCAGGCACATGGGCAAGTGCGGCCTATTGTTGATTTTCTCCATGAAAATG TTCTCGATTTTATCAGTGATGAGGAAGTTGATAATGTATGGTTGGTCACGTCTTATTTAAGTGATGCTGACTGCCTTCTTGGTGGTGTTCTACGCCCAGCAAGGCGTCAGATGATACCTGAGATATACGACGTGGAAAGTGTAGCACAAGCATTTGCTGCTTCAGTGGCAATACGTGGGGTACTATTTGCAAATTCTAAGCCCTCACCTTCAAG GTGGCACACCATCCGCCGCCCAAGGCTTTGGCAAGTTGAGCAATCATCAAGACACAATAAG ACTCAGATGCTGTTGGAGAGAGGTGACACCTACAACAGTTCAAGCTTGTGCGGCATGTCCTACAAAGCTGCTGAATGTAGACCTACAATTAAATGGCTTAGCACGCAGACATTGCTGGATGTTCATAAGCATAAAAATCTTTTACATTATCCAGAAGGTGAGGAGGATAACTCTGATTTGTTGGGCATAGATAAAAAAGGAAGCAACTCCGAGGAAagtgaagaagatgatgatattgaagatTGGTAG
- the LOC103714602 gene encoding cell cycle checkpoint protein RAD17 isoform X4 — MGKRRPVVVLSSSSEEEEEGEGRAGSATGGRVSSRSRSRTAPPVASKRPRVGSSKSCRVSSEASQELEVVKFDLLSEDFCECLHEFRITPGFTCTDGIELWVDKHKPRSLPELAVHKKKAEEVKKWMEERVKTPQEGFGNCALVITGQAGVGKSAAVRVIASQLGAELCEWMTPTPTLWQEYIHNTNSEIRYMSKLDEFENFVEKIRKYSLLHPMKIGGSRKPVILLIDDIPVTTGRVAFARLNKCLTTLTQSTQVPTVILITEYHKTESGDNATHYWEELASSLERAGAYKVAFNPITVNSIRKTLSKICQEEKCHVTAEGIDQIAKSSGGDIRHAITSLQYSCLKPDRFFTLPASTLSNSYCEMNSDKSKLLSISSHEDGNPDCKISLPCGRDETLTIFHALGKFLHNKRVAVDPCALDSFALQERFARNPLKMDTPEKVLSQAHGQVRPIVDFLHENVLDFISDEEVDNVWLVTSYLSDADCLLGGVLRPARRQMIPEIYDVESVAQAFAASVAIRGVAHHPPPKALAS, encoded by the exons ATGGGGAAGCGGAGGCCCGTGGTGGTGCTATCCTCCTCctcggaagaggaggaggagggagagggcaGAGCCGGCTCGGCGACTGGAGGCCGCGTATCTTCGAGGTCGAGATCAAGAACGGCACCACCGGTCGCGTCGAAGAGGCCTCGAGTTGGGAGCTCGAAGAGTTGTCGCGTCTCGAGTGAAGCATCTCAAGAACTAGAGGTG GTCAAATTTGATTTGCTCTCTGAAGATTTTTGTGAATGTCTTCATGAATTTAGAATAACACCAG GTTTTACATGCACAGATGGGATAGAGCTTTGGGTTGACAAACATAAACCCCGATCCTTGCCTGAGCTTGCTGTTCACAAAAAGAAG GCTGAAGAAGTGAAGAAATGGATGGAAGAAAGGGTAAAGACGCCACAG GAAGGCTTCGGCAACTGTGCTCTTGTTATCACTGGACAAGCTGGAGTTGGAAAATCT GCAGCCGTTCGTGTAATAGCATCACAACTTGGAGCTGAATTGTGTGAATGGATGACTCCCACACCTACACTCTGGCAAGAGTATATACATAATACTAATTCAG AAATACGCTACATGTCAAAGTTGGATGAGTTTGAAAACTTTGTAGAAAAGATCAGAAAGTATTCATTGCTTCATCCAATGAAGATAGGAGGATCGAGAAAACCAGTTATTCTCTTAATCGACGACATTCCTGTGACAACTGGAAGAGTTGCTTTTGCAAGATTAAACAAATGCTTAACAACTCTTACTCAATCAACTCAAGTTCCAACAGTTATTTTGATCACTGAGTATCATAAAACGGAGTCTGGTGACAATGCCACACACTACTGGGAAGAACTTGCGTCATCTCTTGAGAGAGCTGGGGCTTATAAG GTAGCTTTCAATCCTATTACAGTAAATTCTATCAGGAAAACGCTCAGTAAAATATGTCAGGAAGAGAAGTGTCATGTGACTGCAGAGGGGATAGATCAGATAGCAAAATCCAGTGGAGGTGACATCAGACATGCTATAACATCTTTGCAGTATTCTTGTCTCAAACCAGATAGATTTTTTACTTTGCCTGCATCAACTCTAAGTAACTCTTACTGTGAAATGAATTCCGATAAGTCCAAATTATTGTCAATTTCAAGCCATGAAGATGGGAACCCTGATTGCAAGATATCCTTGCCATGTGGAAGAGATGAAACACTTACAATTTTCCATGCCTTGGGGAAGTTTTTGCACAATAAGAGGGTGGCAGTAGATCCATGTGCACTGG ATTCATTTGCTTTGCAGGAGAGATTTGCAAGGAATCCACTGAAAATGGATACTCCAGAGAAAGTTCTTTCTCAGGCACATGGGCAAGTGCGGCCTATTGTTGATTTTCTCCATGAAAATG TTCTCGATTTTATCAGTGATGAGGAAGTTGATAATGTATGGTTGGTCACGTCTTATTTAAGTGATGCTGACTGCCTTCTTGGTGGTGTTCTACGCCCAGCAAGGCGTCAGATGATACCTGAGATATACGACGTGGAAAGTGTAGCACAAGCATTTGCTGCTTCAGTGGCAATACGTGGG GTGGCACACCATCCGCCGCCCAAGGCTTTGGCAAGTTGA
- the LOC103714602 gene encoding cell cycle checkpoint protein RAD17 isoform X3, whose translation MGKRRPVVVLSSSSEEEEEGEGRAGSATGGRVSSRSRSRTAPPVASKRPRVGSSKSCRVSSEASQELEVVKFDLLSEDFCECLHEFRITPGFTCTDGIELWVDKHKPRSLPELAVHKKKAEEVKKWMEERVKTPQEGFGNCALVITGQAGVGKSAAVRVIASQLGAELCEWMTPTPTLWQEYIHNTNSEIRYMSKLDEFENFVEKIRKYSLLHPMKIGGSRKPVILLIDDIPVTTGRVAFARLNKCLTTLTQSTQVPTVILITEYHKTESGDNATHYWEELASSLERAGAYKVAFNPITVNSIRKTLSKICQEEKCHVTAEGIDQIAKSSGGDIRHAITSLQYSCLKPDRFFTLPASTLSNSYCEMNSDKSKLLSISSHEDGNPDCKISLPCGRDETLTIFHALGKFLHNKRVAVDPCALDSFALQERFARNPLKMDTPEKVLSQAHGQVRPIVDFLHENARRQMIPEIYDVESVAQAFAASVAIRGVLFANSKPSPSRWHTIRRPRLWQVEQSSRHNKTQMLLERGDTYNSSSLCGMSYKAAECRPTIKWLSTQTLLDVHKHKNLLHYPEGEEDNSDLLGIDKKGSNSEESEEDDDIEDW comes from the exons ATGGGGAAGCGGAGGCCCGTGGTGGTGCTATCCTCCTCctcggaagaggaggaggagggagagggcaGAGCCGGCTCGGCGACTGGAGGCCGCGTATCTTCGAGGTCGAGATCAAGAACGGCACCACCGGTCGCGTCGAAGAGGCCTCGAGTTGGGAGCTCGAAGAGTTGTCGCGTCTCGAGTGAAGCATCTCAAGAACTAGAGGTG GTCAAATTTGATTTGCTCTCTGAAGATTTTTGTGAATGTCTTCATGAATTTAGAATAACACCAG GTTTTACATGCACAGATGGGATAGAGCTTTGGGTTGACAAACATAAACCCCGATCCTTGCCTGAGCTTGCTGTTCACAAAAAGAAG GCTGAAGAAGTGAAGAAATGGATGGAAGAAAGGGTAAAGACGCCACAG GAAGGCTTCGGCAACTGTGCTCTTGTTATCACTGGACAAGCTGGAGTTGGAAAATCT GCAGCCGTTCGTGTAATAGCATCACAACTTGGAGCTGAATTGTGTGAATGGATGACTCCCACACCTACACTCTGGCAAGAGTATATACATAATACTAATTCAG AAATACGCTACATGTCAAAGTTGGATGAGTTTGAAAACTTTGTAGAAAAGATCAGAAAGTATTCATTGCTTCATCCAATGAAGATAGGAGGATCGAGAAAACCAGTTATTCTCTTAATCGACGACATTCCTGTGACAACTGGAAGAGTTGCTTTTGCAAGATTAAACAAATGCTTAACAACTCTTACTCAATCAACTCAAGTTCCAACAGTTATTTTGATCACTGAGTATCATAAAACGGAGTCTGGTGACAATGCCACACACTACTGGGAAGAACTTGCGTCATCTCTTGAGAGAGCTGGGGCTTATAAG GTAGCTTTCAATCCTATTACAGTAAATTCTATCAGGAAAACGCTCAGTAAAATATGTCAGGAAGAGAAGTGTCATGTGACTGCAGAGGGGATAGATCAGATAGCAAAATCCAGTGGAGGTGACATCAGACATGCTATAACATCTTTGCAGTATTCTTGTCTCAAACCAGATAGATTTTTTACTTTGCCTGCATCAACTCTAAGTAACTCTTACTGTGAAATGAATTCCGATAAGTCCAAATTATTGTCAATTTCAAGCCATGAAGATGGGAACCCTGATTGCAAGATATCCTTGCCATGTGGAAGAGATGAAACACTTACAATTTTCCATGCCTTGGGGAAGTTTTTGCACAATAAGAGGGTGGCAGTAGATCCATGTGCACTGG ATTCATTTGCTTTGCAGGAGAGATTTGCAAGGAATCCACTGAAAATGGATACTCCAGAGAAAGTTCTTTCTCAGGCACATGGGCAAGTGCGGCCTATTGTTGATTTTCTCCATGAAAATG CAAGGCGTCAGATGATACCTGAGATATACGACGTGGAAAGTGTAGCACAAGCATTTGCTGCTTCAGTGGCAATACGTGGGGTACTATTTGCAAATTCTAAGCCCTCACCTTCAAG GTGGCACACCATCCGCCGCCCAAGGCTTTGGCAAGTTGAGCAATCATCAAGACACAATAAG ACTCAGATGCTGTTGGAGAGAGGTGACACCTACAACAGTTCAAGCTTGTGCGGCATGTCCTACAAAGCTGCTGAATGTAGACCTACAATTAAATGGCTTAGCACGCAGACATTGCTGGATGTTCATAAGCATAAAAATCTTTTACATTATCCAGAAGGTGAGGAGGATAACTCTGATTTGTTGGGCATAGATAAAAAAGGAAGCAACTCCGAGGAAagtgaagaagatgatgatattgaagatTGGTAG
- the LOC103714602 gene encoding cell cycle checkpoint protein RAD17 isoform X5 yields the protein MEERVKTPQEGFGNCALVITGQAGVGKSAAVRVIASQLGAELCEWMTPTPTLWQEYIHNTNSEIRYMSKLDEFENFVEKIRKYSLLHPMKIGGSRKPVILLIDDIPVTTGRVAFARLNKCLTTLTQSTQVPTVILITEYHKTESGDNATHYWEELASSLERAGAYKVAFNPITVNSIRKTLSKICQEEKCHVTAEGIDQIAKSSGGDIRHAITSLQYSCLKPDRFFTLPASTLSNSYCEMNSDKSKLLSISSHEDGNPDCKISLPCGRDETLTIFHALGKFLHNKRVAVDPCALDSFALQERFARNPLKMDTPEKVLSQAHGQVRPIVDFLHENVLDFISDEEVDNVWLVTSYLSDADCLLGGVLRPARRQMIPEIYDVESVAQAFAASVAIRGVLFANSKPSPSRWHTIRRPRLWQVEQSSRHNKTQMLLERGDTYNSSSLCGMSYKAAECRPTIKWLSTQTLLDVHKHKNLLHYPEGEEDNSDLLGIDKKGSNSEESEEDDDIEDW from the exons ATGGAAGAAAGGGTAAAGACGCCACAG GAAGGCTTCGGCAACTGTGCTCTTGTTATCACTGGACAAGCTGGAGTTGGAAAATCT GCAGCCGTTCGTGTAATAGCATCACAACTTGGAGCTGAATTGTGTGAATGGATGACTCCCACACCTACACTCTGGCAAGAGTATATACATAATACTAATTCAG AAATACGCTACATGTCAAAGTTGGATGAGTTTGAAAACTTTGTAGAAAAGATCAGAAAGTATTCATTGCTTCATCCAATGAAGATAGGAGGATCGAGAAAACCAGTTATTCTCTTAATCGACGACATTCCTGTGACAACTGGAAGAGTTGCTTTTGCAAGATTAAACAAATGCTTAACAACTCTTACTCAATCAACTCAAGTTCCAACAGTTATTTTGATCACTGAGTATCATAAAACGGAGTCTGGTGACAATGCCACACACTACTGGGAAGAACTTGCGTCATCTCTTGAGAGAGCTGGGGCTTATAAG GTAGCTTTCAATCCTATTACAGTAAATTCTATCAGGAAAACGCTCAGTAAAATATGTCAGGAAGAGAAGTGTCATGTGACTGCAGAGGGGATAGATCAGATAGCAAAATCCAGTGGAGGTGACATCAGACATGCTATAACATCTTTGCAGTATTCTTGTCTCAAACCAGATAGATTTTTTACTTTGCCTGCATCAACTCTAAGTAACTCTTACTGTGAAATGAATTCCGATAAGTCCAAATTATTGTCAATTTCAAGCCATGAAGATGGGAACCCTGATTGCAAGATATCCTTGCCATGTGGAAGAGATGAAACACTTACAATTTTCCATGCCTTGGGGAAGTTTTTGCACAATAAGAGGGTGGCAGTAGATCCATGTGCACTGG ATTCATTTGCTTTGCAGGAGAGATTTGCAAGGAATCCACTGAAAATGGATACTCCAGAGAAAGTTCTTTCTCAGGCACATGGGCAAGTGCGGCCTATTGTTGATTTTCTCCATGAAAATG TTCTCGATTTTATCAGTGATGAGGAAGTTGATAATGTATGGTTGGTCACGTCTTATTTAAGTGATGCTGACTGCCTTCTTGGTGGTGTTCTACGCCCAGCAAGGCGTCAGATGATACCTGAGATATACGACGTGGAAAGTGTAGCACAAGCATTTGCTGCTTCAGTGGCAATACGTGGGGTACTATTTGCAAATTCTAAGCCCTCACCTTCAAG GTGGCACACCATCCGCCGCCCAAGGCTTTGGCAAGTTGAGCAATCATCAAGACACAATAAG ACTCAGATGCTGTTGGAGAGAGGTGACACCTACAACAGTTCAAGCTTGTGCGGCATGTCCTACAAAGCTGCTGAATGTAGACCTACAATTAAATGGCTTAGCACGCAGACATTGCTGGATGTTCATAAGCATAAAAATCTTTTACATTATCCAGAAGGTGAGGAGGATAACTCTGATTTGTTGGGCATAGATAAAAAAGGAAGCAACTCCGAGGAAagtgaagaagatgatgatattgaagatTGGTAG